One window of Oryza brachyantha chromosome 12, ObraRS2, whole genome shotgun sequence genomic DNA carries:
- the LOC102708398 gene encoding HIPL1 protein codes for MSRISQLTTPFHSTPRSPKMRRRGLLLLLVFVGGILPASRGLPLCTDSRPPLVLNKTLTFCAYAGASCCDAAADAAVNKQFDAMNVSDASCAALLKAILCAKCNPYSAELFNAGPNIRTIPFLCNSTSSTSAQSKDSTQDYCKLVWETCKNVTISNSPFQPPLQGSTPLPSLPSKLTDDWQSEIDFCKSFGGAPNDQSVCFSGNSVSFNTTPPSPSPKGICLERIGNGSYLNMAPHPDGSNRIFLGSQPGKIWLATVPEQGSGGILQFDETSPFVDLTDQVHFDSQFGLMGMAFHPNFATNGRFFASYNCDRTKSPSCSGRCSCNSDVGCDPSKVGLDNGAQPCQYQVVVSEYSAKGSSSNVSEVTSADPSEVTRIFTMGLPYTSQHGGQILFGPTDGYLYLMMGDGGGKGDPFNFSQNKKSLLGKIMRLDIDNAPRQGEISNQSLWGNYSIPKDNPYTDDSALEPEVWALGLRNPWRCSFDSERPSYFYCADVGQDQYEEVDLISKGGNYGWRAYEGPLVFHPPSAPGGNTSLNSINAIPPIMGYNHSDVNKNIGSASIIGGNVYRGSTDPCLYGRYLYADLYASAMWTGTETPESSGNYSSSLISFSCSKSSPIACDTAAGSPLPSLGYIYSFGQDNNKDTYVLSSKGVYRVVRPSLCSYTCATEKPAANTPPAASSAASVTETGALLLSVVVFWVLVR; via the exons ATGAGTCGCATTAGTCAACTTACCACTCCATTCCATTCGACTCCACGCTCACCAAAgatgcgccgccgcggcctcctcctcctcctcgtcttcgTCGGCGGCATCCTTCCGGCGTCCCGTGGCCTGCCGCTATGCACAGACTCca GGCCACCACTGGTGCTCAACAAGACGCTCACCTTCTGCGCCTACGCCGGGGCCAGCTgctgcgacgccgccgccgacgccgccgtgaACAAACAGTTCGATGCCATGAACGTCTCCGACGCATCCTGCGCCGCCCTCCTCAAGGCCATCCTCTGCGCG AAATGTAATCCGTATTCTGCTGAGCTGTTCAACGCCGGCCCAAACATCCGGACCATCCCTTTCTTGTGCAACTCTACCTCATCCACTTCTGCTCAATCAAAGGACTCCACACAAGACTACTGCAAACTAGTCTGGGAAACTTGCAAAAATGTGACCATATCCAACTCTCCCTTTCAACCACCTCTTCAAGGCAGTACACCACTTCCCAGTTTACCATCGAAGCTTACTGATGATTGGCAGTCTGAAATTGACTTCTGTAAATCATTCGGTGGTGCACCTAATGACCAGTCTGTTTGCTTCAGCGGGAACTCTGTCTCATTCAATACCACGCCGCCTTCACCCTCTCCTAAAGGGATATGCCTAGAGAGGATAGGTAACGGATCATACCTTAACATGGCTCCTCACCCTGATGGGTCCAATAGAATCTTCTTAGGCAGCCAACCTGGGAAGATATGGTTGGCAACAGTTCCTGAGCAGGGATCTGGAGGCATCCTGCAGTTTGATGAGACAAGCCCATTTGTTGATCTAACCGACCAGGTGCATTTTGATTCGCAATTTGGGCTCATGGGCATGGCATTTCATCCCAATTTTGCAACCAATGGCCGCTTCTTTGCCTCTTACAACTGTGATAGGACAAAGTCACCCAGCTGTTCTGGTAGGTGCTCTTGCAACTCTGATGTCGGCTGTGATCCATCAAAGGTTGGTCTGGATAATGGCGCTCAACCATGCCAGTATCAAGTTGTTGTATCAGAGTATTCTGCTAAAGGTTCTTCATCAAATGTTTCTGAG GTAACATCTGCTGATCCATCTGAAGTCACAAGGATCTTTACCATGGGGCTGCCTTATACATCTCAACATGGAGGTCAGATCCTCTTTGGGCCTACTGATGGATATCTCTACCTCATGATGGGGGATGGTGGAGGAAAGGGGGACCCTTTTAACTTCTCTCAGAACAAAAAGTCACTTCTGGGGAAAATTATGAGGCTTGATATTGATAATGCACCAA GGCAGGGTGAAATTTCTAACCAGAGTTTATGGGGAAACTACTCCATTCCAAAAGACAACCCATACACAGATGATAGCGCCTTAGAACCAGAAGTTTGGGCATTGGGTCTTAGAAACCCTTGGAGATGCAGCTTTGATTCTGAGAGACCTTCCTACTTCTATTGTGCTGATGTTGGTCAG GATCAATACGAGGAAGTAGATTTGATCTCCAAGGGAGGAAACTATGGCTGGCGTGCATACGAGGGCCCCCTTGTTTTCCATCCACCTTCAGCGCCTGGAGGGAACACATCCCTCAATTCCATAAACGCCATTCCCCCTATCATGGGCTACAACCATTCTGATGTCAATAAGAACATCGGATCTGCATCGATCATAGGTGGTAATGTTTATCGAGGATCTACAGACCCCTGCTTGTACGGAAG GTACTTATATGCTGACCTGTACGCATCAGCGATGTGGACTGGCACAGAGACTCCAGAGAGCAGTGGGAACTACAGCTCCAGTCTGATTTCATTCAGCTGCTCCAAGAGCTCTCCCATAGCGTGTGACACTGCTGCTGGGAGCCCCCTCCCGTCACTTGGCTACATATATTCCTTCGGCCAGGACAACAACAAGGACACCTACGTCCTGTCGAGCAAAGGCGTGTACCGAGTTGTTCGGCCCAGCCTCTGCAGCTACACCTGTGCAACAGAGAAACCTGCAGCCAACACGCCCCCTGCTGCTTCGTCGGCGGCATCTGTGACAGAAACTGGAGCTCTTCTGCTGTCGGTTGTTGTGTTCTGGGTTTTGGTAAGATAG
- the LOC102708676 gene encoding LOW QUALITY PROTEIN: beta-glucuronosyltransferase GlcAT14A (The sequence of the model RefSeq protein was modified relative to this genomic sequence to represent the inferred CDS: deleted 1 base in 1 codon) — MKPAAAAAVDRRWLLPLAVGSALSLLLLVLLTTIPLPLPFSSSAASRSPNPTLFVEHKLSPSPPPSSSTSQSQPPRFAYLISGSAGDASALRRVLLALYHPRNLYILHLDAEAPDSDRANLSADLAGHPVIAAAANVRVVDRANLVTYRGPTMVANTLHAAAAFLYKEGQGQGDPAWDWFINLSASDYPLVTQDDLIHVFSNLPRALNFIDHTSNIGWKEYQRAKPVIIDPGLYMKKKSDVFWIPQRRSVPTAFKLFTGSAWMALSKSFVEYCIWGWDNLPRTVLMYYANFISSPEGYFHTVVCNAEEFKNTTVNHDLHYISWDNPPKQHPHYLTIEDLDRMVASDAPFARKFHADDPVLDKIDAEILSRGPDMLTPGGWCGGTRENGSDPCSAIGNTSLLQPGRGAVRLQRLMTSLLSEEKFHPRQCK; from the exons atgaagcccgccgctgccgccgccgtcgaccgccGCTGGCTGctcccgctcgccgtcggctccgccctctccctcctcctcctcgttctCCTCACCACCATCCCTCttcccctccccttctcctcctccgccgcctcgcgctccCCCAACCCCACCCTCTTCGTCGAGCACAagctctccccctcc cctcccccctcctcctccacatCGCAGTCGCAGCCCCCACGCTTCGCCTACCTCATCTCCGGCTCCGCGGGCGACGCCTCCGCTCTCCGCCGCGTCCTCCTCGCGCTCTACCACCCCAGGAACCTCTACATCCTCCACCTCGATGCCGAGGCGCCCGACTCCGACCGGGCCAACCTCTCCGCGGACCTCGCCGGCCAcccggtcatcgccgccgccgccaacgtcCGCGTCGTCGACCGGGCCAATCTCGTCACCTACCGCGGGCCCACCATGGTCGCCAACACcctgcacgccgccgccgccttcctctaCAAGGAAGGGCAAGGGCAAGGGGACCCGGCCTGGGACTGGTTCATCAACCTCTCCGCCTCCGATTACCCGCTCGTCACGCAGGATG ATCTGATCCATGTCTTCTCCAACCTGCCTCGCGCTCTCAACTTCATCGACCACACCAGCAACATTGGGTGGAAGGA GTATCAGAGGGCAAAGCCAGTGATTATTGACCCTGGCCTCTACATGAAGAAGAAATCCGATGTCTTCTGGATACCGCAGCGGCGGAGCGTCCCAACTGCCTTCAAGCTCTTCACAG GGTCTGCTTGGATGGCGCTATCTAAGTCATTTGTCGAATACTGCATATGGGGCTGGGACAACCTTCCTCGCACTGTGCTCATGTACTATGCCAATTTCATCTCTTCACCAGAAGGCTACTTCCACACTGTGGTCTGCAATGCTGAGGAGTTCAAAAACACCACGGTGAACCATGACCTGCATTACATATCATGGGACAACCCTCCAAAGCAGCATCCACACTACCTCACAATTGAAGACTTGGACAGGATGGTTGCTAGTGATGCACCATTTGCTCGGAAGTTTCATGCAGATGACCCGGTTTTAGACAAGATAGATGCGGAGATCCTGTCCCGTGGGCCGGACATGCTGACTCCCGGAGGATGGTGTGGAGGAACACGAGAAAATGGAAGTGACCCTTGCTCTGCCATTGGGAATACCAGTCTCCTTCAGCCTGGTCGTGGAGCTGTACGACTGCAGCGGCTTATGACGTCGCTCCTGTCAGAGGAGAAGTTTCACCCAAGGCAGTGCAAGTGA
- the LOC102715162 gene encoding vesicle-associated membrane protein 722-like, with amino-acid sequence MGESKLIYAMVARGTVVLAEHAAYAGNFRDIAAQCLHKLPAGDNRLTYTCDAHTFNFLIHQGYAYCVVATESTGRQIPLALLDMIKDDFNKRYAGGKAATAAANSLSRDFGPKLGEQMQYCMDHPEEVSKLAKVKAQVSEVKGIMMENIEKAIDRGQQIDVLVTRTEQLHDQAADFRQQGTRVRRKMWYQNMKIKLIVLGIIIALILIIILSVCRGFKC; translated from the exons atgGGCGAGTCGAAGCTGATATACGCGATGGTGGCTCGAGGGACGGTGGTGCTGGCGGAGCACGCGGCGTACGCCGGCAACTTCCGGGACATCGCCGCCCAGTGCCTGCACAAGCTCCCCGCCGGCGACAACCGCCTCACCTACACCTGCGACGCCCACACCTTCAACTTCCTCATCCACCAAGGCTACG CATACTGCGTCGTTGCAACCGAGTCGACAGGACGGCAGATACCTCTTGCGTTGCTAGATATGATCAAGGACGATTTCAACAAGAGGTATGCAGGAGGAAAAGCAGCCACAGCTGCAGCCAACAGCCTCAGCCGAGATTTCGG TCCAAAGCTTGGAGAGCAGATGCAGTACTGCATGGATCACCCTGAGGAGGTGAGCAAGCTAGCCAAAGTGAAGGCTCAGGTCTCTGAAGTAAAAGGCATCATGATGGAAAACATTGAGAAG GCCATTGATCGCGGGCAGCAGATCGACGTGCTTGTCACAAGGACAGAGCAACTCCATGATCAG GCTGCTGATTTCAGGCAGCAAGGGACACGAGTGCGGCGCAAGATGTGGTATCAGAACATGAAGATCAAACTGATCGTCCTGGGTATCATCATCGCGCTCATCCTCATCATAATCCTCTCCGTTTGCCGCGGCTTCAAATGCTAG
- the LOC102708954 gene encoding premnaspirodiene oxygenase-like, with amino-acid sequence MEYVNYMALLGDEMVNMCNALVLSVLAIAFLQLLKQLRAPPLPPGPRNLPVVGSAHRLVNTLAHRALRDLADVHGPLMYLRVGQVPVVVVTSREVARDVLKTHDANFATRPKLIAGGIVAYDWSDILFSPSGDYWRKLRRLCIQEILSAKRILSFEHIREDEVRMLAEEIRAAGPSVAVDLSARLHRITNSIVSRAAFGKKRSNAGEFLVAIKQSVVMSSGFDVADLFPRFGGVLCWVTGMRRKLHAIRDTIDSILEEIISEREEERRSSTSTAPVEDRDSNNNLVDVLLTLQDKLDFGFPITRHTIKAIVLDVFAGGSGTSGSAMEWAMSELMMNPRVMKKVQSEIREAFRGKQNISEADLRASDLKYLKLVMKETLRLHPPAPLLVPRESIEACEINGYMVPARSRVIVNSWAISRDPRYWKDAEEFKLERFTEGSIDFYGNNYEYTPFGSGRRMCPGYNYGLASMELTLAQLLHSFDWNLPDGITEVDMVEAPGLGVRRKTPLLLCATPIYA; translated from the exons ATGGAGTACGTGAACTACATGGCGCTGTTGGGTGATGAAATGGTGAACATGTGCAATGCCCTTGTCCTCTCTGTGTTGGCCATCGCCTTCCTCCAGCTCCTCAAACAGCTGAGGgcgccgcccctcccgccgggcCCGCGCAACCTCCCCGTCGTGGGGAGCGCGCACCGGCTGGTGAACACGCTGGCGCACCGCGCGCTCCGTGACCTGGCCGACGTGCACGGCCCGCTCATGTACCTCCGCGTCGGCCAggtgccggtggtggtggtcaccTCCAGGGAGGTCGCCCGGGACGTCCTCAAGACCCACGACGCCAACTTCGCGACGCGGCCCAAGCTCATCGCCGGCGGCATCGTCGCCTACGACTGGAGCGACATCCTCTTCTCCCCCTCCGGAGACTACTGGCGCAAGCTCCGCAGGCTGTGCATCCAGGAGATCCTCAGCGCCAAGCGCATCCTCTCCTTCGAGCACATCAGGGAGGACGAGGTGCGGATGCTCGCGGAGGAGATCCGCGCCGCCGGGCCGTCGGTGGCCGTCGACCTCAGCGCCAGGCTGCACCGGATAACCAACAGCATCGTCTCGAGGGCGGCGTTCGGCAAGAAGAGGAGCAACGCCGGGGAGTTCCTCGTCGCCATCAAGCAGAGCGTCGTCATGTCGTCGGGCTTCGACGTGGCGGACCTCTTCCCGAGGTTCGGCGGGGTCCTATGCTGGGTGACCGGCATGCGCCGCAAGCTGCACGCCATCCGCGACACCATCGACAGCATCCTGGAGGAGATCATCagcgagagggaggaggagcggaGGTCTTCCACTTCCACTGCGCCCGTGGAGGATCGGGACAGCAATAATAATCTGGTGGACGTGCTGCTCACCCTCCAGGACAAGCTCGACTTTGGCTTCCCCATCACCCGCCACACCATCAAGGCCATCGTACTG GACGTATTTGCTGGTGGATCTGGGACATCCGGTAGTGCCATGGAGTGGGCGATGTCAGAGCTGATGATGAACCCTAGGGTGATGAAGAAGGTGCAATCGGAGATCAGGGAAGCATTCCGCGGGAAGCAAAACATCAGTGAGGCTGACCTCCGGGCTAGTGATCTCAAATACCTCAAGTTAGTTATGAAGGAGACACTGAGGTTGCACCCTCCGGCTCCACTATTAGTGCCGCGCGAGAGCATCGAGGCATGTGAGATCAATGGATATATGGTCCCAGCGAGGTCAAGAGTGATAGTGAACTCTTGGGCCATTTCAAGAGACCCAAGGTACTGGAAGGATGCGGAGGAGTTTAAGCTAGAGAGATTCACAGAGGGAAGCATCGACTTCTACGGAAATAATTATGAGTACACTCCTTTTGGGTCAGGGCGAAGGATGTGCCCGGGCTATAACTATGGCCTAGCTAGCATGGAGCTCACTTTGGCGCAGCTGCTGCACTCGTTCGATTGGAACCTACCAGATGGAATTACCGAGGTTGACATGGTTGAGGCTCCGGGGTTGGGCGTGCGCAGGAAGACGCCACTACTTCTGTGTGCCACCCCTATATATGCTTAG